In one Rugosibacter aromaticivorans genomic region, the following are encoded:
- a CDS encoding catalase: protein MTSKKSLTTTGGAPVVDNQNIMTAGPRGPVLMQDYQ from the coding sequence ATGACTAGCAAAAAATCACTTACCACCACCGGTGGCGCACCTGTCGTCGACAATCAGAACATCATGACTGCCGGCCCGCGTGGCCCGGTGCTGATGCAAGACTATCAGTAG
- a CDS encoding catalase: MAHFNRKRIPGCVIHAIGADAYETFMVNRA; the protein is encoded by the coding sequence ATGGCGCACTTCAACCGGAAACGCATACCCGGGTGTGTCATCCACGCCATAGGCGCGGACGCATACGAAACGTTTATGGTGAACCGCGCGTAA
- the katG gene encoding catalase/peroxidase HPI, whose translation MSSETKCPFHHTADAGKSNREWWPNQLDLKILHQHSSLSDPMDKGFNYAETFKSLDLAAVKQDLLALMTDSQDWWPADFGHYGPLFIRMAWHSAGTYRTGDGRGGAGRGNQRFAPLNSWPDNVNLDKARRLLWPIKQKYGRKISWADLMILTGNVALESMGFKTFGFGGGRKDIWEPEEDTYWGAETTWLGGDKRYSGDRDLENPLAAVQMGLIYVNPEGPNGNPDPLAAAKDIRETFARMAMNDEETVALIAGGHTFGKTHGAGDASLVGPAPEAAGIEEQGLGWKSRFGTGKGADQIGSGLEVTWTSTPTKWSNNFFWNLFGYEWELTKSPAGAHQWVAKGGAGAGTIPDAHDPAKRHAPTMLTTDLSLRFDPVYEKISRRFYENPDQFADAFARAWFKLTHRDMGPRARYLGPEVPAEALIWQDPIPTVNHKLIDAQDIASLKGKILASGLSVSQLVSTAWASASTFRGSDKRGGANGARIRLAPQKDWAVNQPEQLANVLKTLEHIQGEFNGAQSGGKKVSLADLIVLAGCAGVEQAVKHAGHAVTVPFAPGRMDASQAQTDVDSFAVLEPIADGFRNYLKGSHSVSAEAMLVNKSQLLTLTAPEMTVLVGGMRVLNTNVGQTQHGVFTQRPEALTNDFFLNLLDMGTEWKAVSDAKDVFEGRDRKTGELKWTGTRVDLVFGSNSQLRALAEVYGSSDAQEKFVHDFVAAWIKVMNLDRFDLA comes from the coding sequence ATGTCAAGCGAAACGAAATGCCCATTCCATCACACCGCCGACGCTGGAAAGTCGAACCGTGAGTGGTGGCCGAACCAACTCGACCTGAAGATACTGCACCAGCACTCGTCCCTGTCTGATCCCATGGACAAGGGCTTCAACTACGCCGAGACGTTCAAGAGCCTCGACCTGGCGGCCGTGAAGCAGGATCTGCTGGCGCTGATGACCGACTCGCAGGACTGGTGGCCGGCGGACTTCGGTCACTATGGACCTTTGTTCATTCGCATGGCGTGGCACAGCGCCGGCACGTACCGCACCGGCGACGGTCGCGGCGGCGCAGGGCGCGGCAACCAGCGCTTTGCGCCCCTGAACAGTTGGCCCGACAACGTCAACCTCGACAAGGCACGCAGGCTGCTGTGGCCGATCAAGCAGAAGTATGGCCGGAAAATTTCCTGGGCCGACCTCATGATCCTCACCGGCAACGTCGCGCTGGAATCGATGGGATTCAAGACCTTCGGTTTCGGCGGCGGGCGTAAGGACATCTGGGAGCCGGAAGAAGACACCTACTGGGGCGCCGAGACCACCTGGCTGGGCGGTGACAAACGCTACTCCGGCGACCGGGATCTCGAAAATCCGCTCGCTGCCGTGCAGATGGGCTTGATTTACGTGAACCCAGAAGGCCCGAACGGCAACCCAGATCCGCTCGCCGCGGCCAAGGATATCCGCGAGACCTTCGCGCGCATGGCGATGAACGACGAGGAGACGGTGGCGCTGATTGCGGGCGGTCACACCTTCGGCAAAACCCACGGTGCCGGCGATGCCTCACTGGTGGGCCCTGCGCCTGAAGCCGCCGGCATCGAGGAACAAGGCCTGGGCTGGAAGAGCCGCTTCGGCACAGGCAAGGGCGCCGACCAGATCGGCAGCGGCCTGGAAGTCACCTGGACCAGCACGCCGACGAAATGGAGCAACAACTTCTTCTGGAACCTGTTCGGTTACGAATGGGAGCTGACGAAAAGCCCGGCCGGTGCGCACCAGTGGGTTGCGAAGGGTGGAGCCGGCGCCGGCACCATTCCGGACGCCCACGACCCGGCCAAGCGTCACGCGCCGACCATGCTGACCACGGATCTCTCCCTGCGCTTCGACCCCGTTTACGAAAAGATTTCGAGGCGTTTCTACGAGAACCCGGACCAGTTCGCCGACGCCTTCGCCCGTGCCTGGTTCAAGCTGACCCACCGCGACATGGGCCCGCGCGCCCGCTATCTCGGCCCGGAAGTCCCTGCCGAAGCGCTCATCTGGCAAGACCCTATCCCCACGGTCAATCACAAGTTGATCGATGCACAGGACATTGCCTCCCTCAAGGGCAAGATCCTGGCGTCGGGCCTGTCTGTCTCGCAACTGGTGTCGACCGCCTGGGCGTCGGCATCCACCTTCCGTGGTTCCGACAAGCGCGGTGGCGCGAACGGTGCCCGCATCCGTCTCGCGCCGCAGAAGGATTGGGCGGTCAACCAGCCCGAGCAGCTGGCGAACGTGCTCAAGACGCTGGAGCACATCCAGGGCGAGTTCAACGGCGCACAGTCTGGCGGCAAGAAGGTATCGCTTGCCGATCTGATCGTGTTAGCTGGGTGCGCAGGCGTCGAGCAGGCGGTGAAGCATGCCGGTCACGCCGTGACGGTTCCTTTCGCGCCGGGACGCATGGACGCTTCGCAGGCGCAAACCGATGTGGACTCCTTCGCCGTGCTCGAACCGATCGCCGATGGCTTCCGCAACTACCTCAAGGGAAGCCACAGCGTATCGGCCGAGGCGATGCTGGTCAACAAGTCGCAATTGCTGACCCTGACCGCGCCCGAAATGACGGTGCTCGTCGGCGGCATGCGCGTCTTGAATACCAATGTCGGACAGACCCAGCACGGCGTCTTTACGCAGCGGCCAGAGGCGCTGACCAACGACTTCTTCCTGAACCTGCTCGACATGGGTACGGAGTGGAAGGCAGTCTCGGACGCCAAGGACGTGTTCGAAGGGCGCGATCGCAAAACCGGCGAACTCAAGTGGACCGGCACCCGTGTCGATCTCGTCTTCGGTTCGAACTCCCAGCTCCGTGCCCTGGCTGAGGTCTATGGAAGCTCGGACGCTCAGGAAAAATTTGTCCATGACTTTGTAGCGGCCTGGATCAAGGTGATGAACCTCGATCGCTTCGACCTCGCGTGA
- a CDS encoding catalase-related domain-containing protein, with protein sequence MLFENTARSVGGASREIQLRHIGNCMKADPAYGMGVAKALGIPEAEISAALGC encoded by the coding sequence GTGCTGTTTGAAAATACCGCCCGTTCGGTAGGTGGCGCTTCACGCGAAATCCAGTTGCGTCATATCGGCAACTGCATGAAGGCCGATCCGGCCTATGGCATGGGCGTGGCCAAGGCGCTAGGCATACCGGAAGCGGAAATTTCCGCAGCCTTAGGTTGTTGA
- a CDS encoding Rieske (2Fe-2S) protein, with protein MKRIKVAGSNDVKETQLHAVQANGQSVLLTRVQGKVCAISSKCTHLGLSMKGGKVVDGVIQCPWHGSRFDICTGKNLNWANSFLGIPMPKFMHGMIGMGKKPAPVPTFKASEEEGAVFVEMP; from the coding sequence ATGAAACGAATCAAAGTGGCCGGTTCAAATGACGTTAAGGAAACGCAACTGCATGCGGTGCAGGCAAATGGGCAATCCGTGTTATTGACCCGCGTACAGGGCAAGGTTTGCGCGATCTCCAGTAAATGTACGCATCTGGGGCTGTCCATGAAAGGCGGCAAGGTGGTTGATGGCGTGATTCAATGCCCTTGGCACGGCTCGCGTTTCGATATTTGCACGGGCAAGAATCTCAACTGGGCGAACTCCTTTCTCGGTATCCCGATGCCCAAGTTCATGCACGGCATGATCGGCATGGGCAAGAAACCGGCGCCGGTTCCCACCTTCAAGGCGAGCGAGGAAGAGGGCGCTGTTTTTGTCGAAATGCCTTAG
- a CDS encoding hotdog fold thioesterase, which translates to MNEFSTTQQTLLSTLDIELVEQTKNRVVATMPVGPKVHQTFGLLHGGASVVLAETVASVAACLNLDPGKETAVGLEINANHLRGKRDGVVTATATPIHIGRRTQVWDIRIVDEDSKPVCVSRCTMAVVPVSP; encoded by the coding sequence ATGAACGAATTTTCCACGACCCAACAGACTTTACTTTCAACGCTTGACATTGAACTTGTAGAACAGACGAAAAATCGTGTGGTGGCAACTATGCCGGTTGGGCCCAAAGTACATCAGACGTTTGGGTTGCTGCATGGCGGCGCATCAGTCGTGCTGGCTGAAACAGTTGCCTCGGTGGCTGCATGCTTGAATCTTGATCCAGGCAAGGAAACCGCAGTAGGGTTGGAGATCAACGCGAATCATTTGCGCGGCAAGCGGGATGGTGTGGTAACAGCGACAGCCACGCCGATACATATTGGCCGCCGTACCCAGGTTTGGGATATACGGATTGTTGATGAAGACAGTAAGCCGGTGTGTGTTTCGCGTTGTACCATGGCTGTGGTGCCTGTTTCGCCGTGA
- a CDS encoding alpha/beta fold hydrolase codes for MDTQPRLCHFPALDPHGFHTVAYTEWGAADAAQTIICVHGLTRNSHDFDALAAELSRTCRVACPDVVGRGASDWLEHKNDYGFALYQSDAAALIARLTAPPPSSGGFLSSLLERSAKEDRVRENPLPQVDWVGTSMGGLIGMMLAARTGSPIRRLVLNDVGPLVPWRALHRLHREHGNENPHFADLEEAEQYLRETCVNFGPLTDEQWRDVTRHSVVLQSAGGFRLGWDPAIIGAIPAQGLEGVTLSMNFLSGIDMWPIWDKVRCPVLVLRGGDSDLLTPDTVERMQKSGPQVQVVEFPGVGHAPWLMSEEQIAVVRDFLLAPA; via the coding sequence ATGGATACTCAACCACGCCTGTGCCACTTTCCCGCTCTTGATCCGCATGGTTTTCACACGGTGGCTTATACCGAATGGGGGGCTGCGGATGCGGCGCAAACCATTATCTGCGTGCATGGTTTGACGCGCAACAGCCATGACTTCGATGCGCTGGCGGCAGAGTTGTCGCGCACTTGTCGCGTTGCTTGCCCAGATGTGGTGGGGCGCGGGGCCAGCGATTGGTTGGAGCATAAAAATGACTACGGTTTTGCGCTTTACCAGTCAGACGCGGCAGCGCTGATTGCGCGGCTGACGGCACCGCCGCCATCATCTGGCGGTTTTTTATCGTCACTTTTGGAGCGCTCTGCGAAAGAAGACCGAGTGCGAGAAAACCCATTGCCACAGGTGGATTGGGTGGGTACATCGATGGGTGGCTTGATCGGCATGATGCTCGCCGCTCGTACTGGTTCGCCGATTCGTCGTTTGGTGTTAAATGATGTGGGGCCGCTGGTTCCCTGGCGTGCGTTGCATCGCTTGCATCGTGAGCATGGCAACGAGAATCCGCACTTTGCTGATCTTGAGGAAGCCGAGCAGTATTTGCGTGAGACCTGTGTCAATTTCGGGCCGCTAACGGATGAGCAGTGGCGTGATGTGACGCGCCATAGTGTGGTGTTGCAGTCGGCGGGCGGGTTTCGTCTGGGGTGGGATCCGGCCATTATTGGTGCCATTCCTGCGCAGGGTTTGGAGGGGGTGACGCTCAGCATGAATTTTCTCTCGGGCATTGATATGTGGCCGATTTGGGATAAGGTGCGTTGTCCGGTATTAGTGTTGCGCGGCGGGGATTCTGATTTACTAACGCCTGACACGGTGGAGCGCATGCAAAAAAGCGGGCCTCAAGTACAGGTGGTGGAATTCCCCGGCGTGGGCCATGCGCCCTGGCTGATGAGCGAAGAGCAAATCGCCGTGGTGCGTGATTTTCTGCTGGCGCCTGCCTGA